DNA from Lactobacillus johnsonii:
GGTGCAATTCCAGCGTTTATTGCCGCTATATTTAGATCCATTTTCCCCTTACCTGCTTCACCAAGTTGGCTTGCTAGTCGTGGTAAAGTGAAAAAGCTAACAAAGTTATCAAAAAACATATGGGACATAAATGGGGCCTTCCTCAAAAATTAAAAAAGGCTAAACCCGTCAAGGAAGTCTCTTGGACAATATTATTTTCCAGGAAATATTTGCGACAAACTTTAGTCGGTGGCCTTTTCTATGCTTGCCAAGCCTTTGCATTCTTTGGTATCAGTATTTTTCTTCCGATTCTCTTACAAAGTATGCATGTTACTGATCAAAAAGTTTCCGGCATTATCTATAATGGCGGTATGTTCATTGGAGTACTTTTTGGAATTTTAATTTTTAACAAAATTAGTCGACGTGCATTTTTAATTAGTAACTTTTTACTCTCAAGTCTCTTGATTGGTTTCCTAGCAGTCAATAAAAATATTAATTCTAATATTCAATTGATTATCTTTTGTATATTTGCAATTGTTTTATCGTCTGGATTAGTACTTGACTACCCTTATCCAACTGAGCTATTTGATATTAAAGTTCGAGGAACAGGAGTTGGAACTTGTATCACAATTAGTCGTTTTGGGGCAGCAGCTGGTACTTTCCTATTGCCTATTTTAACTAATCTAGGTGGAGCACATCTGGCAATGATCACTTGTGCTTTTGTTCTCTTTGCTGCCTTTGTCATCTGCTTAATCTGGGCTCCTGAAACTTCACCCCAATTCAAACAAAATAATTGATTTGATACTACTTTTTCTTAAAATTAAGCTTAGAAAGGATTAGGGTGATTTCTATGGTAAAAATGACAATTAGCCAAGATGCAATCGATTTTCTTAAAAACCGTGATTATAACAAACATGAAATACTTTTAATTGTTGATGGCGGTGGTGGCGACTACTCAATTGAAGGTGGATCATGTAATATCGGCATGGATTATTCATTAATCTCACTTGATACAATGAAACACGATCCACGCTACTCAGTAAAAATTGAAAATAATGCTAATTTTGAAATTTATACTTCTGACTACGATTTAGCATTTCTCGGTGATAATTTGATCCTTGATATTCATAATACCACCTTACGTTTACGTAATGATTCGGGCATCTTAACTGGCGCCGTAAAAATAACAAAGGCAAGTTTTTTAGCAGAAAGAGCTAAAGAAGGAATTATTGATCAAAAAAATTGTTAATAAATAACTTTTACTCTCAAATATAATTTTGAGAGTTTTTCTTTACTTTAAGTGGGTGGTAAAAAAGGAGTCGCGTAACCTTGACCCAAAAATAAAAAGTACATAAGACTTATTCCTATAAAGTTTTATTATTATCTACATAAATTAGAATTGGTACTTATCCCGATTAAATATATTTACCTCTATGCCGATTTTTAAATCAACTAGTCGAAAAACTTTACTCATCTAGCAGTTTCTCTAATTCAGGATAAGACATTGTTCCCTCTAATTTATTAGTTTTTAAATCATCTATTGCTTCTTCAATAGAGTTCATTGTTTTCACATTAGGAATGTCCCAATATTTTGGGAGAGCAGGATCTGCTAACGCTTTGCTAGCCTTTTGTTTTATACCAGCTGAGATTCTATTATCAACTCTTGTGTCCACCTTGATCACCTCTATAATAGATGACTCATAAAGACCTTATTTAACAAAAAAGACGGTCACTAAGACCGCCCACGCTCTGCATGACTAAACTCATGTTTCGCAATATCTTTATTCCTAATTTTATTATACCACTGGCAATTGTAAAGTCGGTGGTTTTTATTTGCCGAAAACTCATTAGAATCAACTCGACTTCTTATCTTTTTTATTCGTTCATCAAATTATTTTATACTCTACTGCAAAGATATTGATATACACTTAATTCTTTTCTTCCCCCCAGTGCTTTTTTCGAAAAAATGTTATATCATTAGAATCAATAATTTAGAAAAGGACATATTGCTATATGATGCTAATTGTATTTTAGTCTCAAGGGACTAATTTACCTTCCCTTGAGAAAACCAAATTTAAAATCTATTTTCTTAAGGAGAAAAATAAAAATTGAATAATACTGACGAAATCGAATTTTCACGTGTACGTAAACTTGTAGCTCACTATGCTGTTTCACCAGAGGCTAAGGAGAAAATTTTAGCTCAACCACTTGCAAATAAGTTAGTCAAAGCAAATGCGTTATTAGATGAAACGGAAGAAATGGTCTGGATTTTAGATCACGGCCTACACATCCCTTTTATTAATTCAGATGCTTTTACCCCAATTATCAATAAAGTGAAAAAGGGATATATCTTAAAGCCTCGAGAACTAGAACAAGTTGCCGACTTTATACGGGTTACCCGCTTATTAGTACGCTTTTTTGATAAACAAAGAAGTAGCGTTCCGATTATGGCAAGCTATTGTGATAGTCTAACTATTCTCGATAAATTAGAAGAAGTAATTTATCGAGATATTGAACGCGGAGAGGTTTCAGATCGAGCCGATAAAGATCTGACTAAACTACGCCAAAGAAGTAGTAAATTAAATACAACTATCAAGGAAACCCTACAGAAATACTTGCAGACAAAAAAGTCCCAATCAATGTTGCAAGATTTTCAGATTATTCAAAAAGATAATCACTATACTCTTCCTGTTAAGACAAGTTTTAAGCATACTTTTGGTGGAAATATTATTGATCAATCTAATAATGGGACCACTGTTTTCATTGAGCCAACCAAGATAATTCATCTTACCCAAGAAAAAACTACAGTCGAAAATCAGATTTACTTAATTGAATCTCAAATTTTTGGAAATTTAACAGCAAAAATCTATAATGAGCTAACTCATTTTGAAGCCAATCTTACTGTTATTGTTGATCTAGATTGTATCTTAGCACGCGCAAAATATTCGCATGCTATTGGTGGCAAACGACCAATTTTAAATGAACAAAATGAGCTTCAATTGAACGGAATGAAGCATCCCTTGTTAAGTAATCCCGTTCCTCTATCCCTTAAGTTAGATCCAACTAAACATGGCTTAATTATTACTGGACCGAATGCAGGTGGGAAAACTGTCACACTCAAAACTGTTGGCTTAGCCACTGCAATGACTGAATTTGGTCTCTTCTTACCTAGTGCAGCACCGTGTTCCATTCCGCTTATGACAGAAATTTATACTTCAATTGGTGATCATCAAGACTTAGATAACTCTCTCTCAACATTTTCTGCTGAAATGAAAAAGATGGCAGAGATTGTTCAAAAGGCCACTCCAAGCAGTCTGATTTTGTTAGACGAACTGGGTAGTGGAACGGATCCCAATGAAGGTGCAGCCCTTGCTATTGCTATTTTACAAACCCTGCAGCTAAAAGGATGCCTAATCTTAGCAACTACCCACTATAGCGCTATAAAAGATTATTCAACTAAAAATCCTGCTTTTATTACAGCAGCAATGGACTTTGACTTACAGACACTACATCCCACGTATAAACTACTTCTAAATCAAGTAGGCGCCAGTCGTGCTCTCTGGATTGCAGAAAAAAGTGGTATGCCTGAAAACGTACTGTCAGAAGCTAAAGATTTCTTAAACACAGGAATCTTTCCTCTAAAACAAGCTAATCTTAAATTTAAGAATAAGCCGAAAAAAGTTAAATCCCTACCTTCTTTTAAAAAGGGTGATCGAATTAAAGTACCAAAATATCACCAAGAAGTACTCTTTTATGAGAATGCTGATATAGCGAATCAGATTGTGGTTTTCGTTAATAGAACTTTTGAGACTGTACCCTTAAAAGGGGCAAAATTAGTTCGAAAAGCTGAAGAACTTTATCCTGCAGGTTATAACCTTGATTTATTATTTGTTCAAGATTGGCAAGAATATAAACTAAACAAGGATTTAGATCGCGGTTCTAAAAAGGCCTGGAAGAAGTTGAAAAAGTAATAACACAACTATTTAAATAATTATAAAAATAAGCTCTCCAGCTTACTTTAAGCTAGAGAGCTTATTTGTGTTTATTCAGATATTTTTATCCATCAAGTTCTACGCCCTGCAGTTCTTTCATTGCATCATAAGCAGCTGATCGTTTGTTATGGTCAACACTAAGAATTAATAAATCTCCTGCTACAATTACGGTATCTCCGTGAGGAATTATTTCTCGACTTCCTCTTCTAATAGTTCTAACAAGTACATTATTTGGCCATTTAATATTCTTAATTTCCTGATCTACTAACTTACTATTTTCATATACTGGGATATCTAATTCATCTTCTTCACCTGATATTGGCTGTAAACGTGTTTCTGGCAGCATGGCAGCTGCTAAACTATCATAAATTGGCTTTCCACCAAGAATTTGATCAATTAAAAGTGCAATAAACGCCACAACAGCTAGTGGCATTAAGTGAAGAAGCGATCCGACCATTTCAGTAATTAAAATAATTGCTGTAAATGGTGCGCGAATTATCGCTGCAAAATAACCTGCCATTGAAAAAATTATTAAGTTAATAACTAAGTGTGCGGGCATTAAGCCAAGTTGTACCATTAATGTACCATAGGTTGCTCCAATTAGAGCACCCATAGTTAAAATTGGCAAAAATATACCACTAGGTAACCCTGAATCATAAGAAATAATTGAAAATGCAATTCGCAGCACATAGTAAAATGCTAAAATTCCAACTAATGTCCATCCACCTTGAGTGATCATTTTTTGTAAGGACAAAATTAATCGATTACCTGGTCCAGTGATTAATGGCCAATAATACATAATTGGAATTAAAATCGCTAACGGAATTAAACCATGTAGCCAACGTGGTAACCATGTGACTTTTAAATAGACTTTCTTTAACCCAAATAAGCCTTTTTTATATAAATGGCCTAATAATCCAAGAATAATTCCTAAAATTACCAAATGCCAGTACAAATAAATTGGAAATGAATGGTCATATGGCATCCCTAACGCATGATGTAATCCAAAAAAGTATGACACCATAAAATTAGCGGCAATTGCTCCTACCAAAGAATTCATCCAAACTCGAGGTGAAAAATTATGAAAAATTTCTTCTAAAACAAATAGTGCTCCGCTCAATGGTGCTCCAAATGCAGCTGATAAACCACTTGCAGCTCCCGTTACAAGTAACACCCTTTGGTTATATTTACTTTGTTTTAGCTTCTCACCGACTCCTTGGCCAATAGATGAACCAAGTTGAAGGGATGGTCCTTCAGGACCTAAAAACAAGCCTGTTCCAATTACTAAAATTCCCCCAATTAGCTTCCTCCACAAAATCTGCCACCATTTAAGTTGTAGTTTACCTTGAAGCTGTAATTTAACTTCCGGAATACCGGATCCTCCAACATGTGGATACTGTTTAACAAAATACCCCGCTATGATCCCTACTGCGGCTAACCCAAGAACAATTGCAACAAACCAAACTGGATTATTATGGGCCTCTTTAAAAAGATAGAGCCAAAAAGCAGACGTCTTTTCAATTCCAAATCTAAATAGTCCAACTACGGCACCAGCAATTAGTCCTACAATTAATGCCTGCAGCATCAATTTTAGATTATCTTTTTCTTCTTTCCTCATTCTTACTTACCTACATCCCTATTTATTAGATCCTGCTCTATTTTAACGCAAAAAGCCACTACATCTGTAGTGACTTTTTTAGTTTCATGTGAAACATTATTATTTTTCTTCGTACCATTCAGTATGGAAAGTACCTGGACGATCATTTCTTTGGTAAGTGTGTGCACCAAAGTAATCACGTTGACCTTGAATAATATTTTGAGGTAAGCGTGGGTTAAAAATAGATTCTAAGTAATTCAAAGCCGCACTAAGAGTTGGGGTTGGTACACCAGCATCAGCAGCAATTTTAACCACATCTCTAAGAGCACCAATATTTTCTTTCTTTACCTTATCAAAGAATGGTGCCTTGAATAAGTTAGGTAAGTCCTTATCAGCATTGTAAGCAAACTTAATATCATGAAGCATTTGTGAGCGGATGATACAACCAGCTTCCCAGTTTTGGGCAATAGTTGAATAGTGCAAGCGCCAGTTATAAGCTTTTGCAGCCATCGTTAATTGCTCAAATCCTTGACCATATGAAACAGCCATAGCTAAGTATAAGGCTTTTGCAAGTTGATCAACTAAGTCCTTTGGAGCTTTCTCTGGGTCAATCTTTGGTTCAGGATCATTTCTCAAAGTTGCTTTTGACATAAAACGAGCAAGAACGGCTTCTGCAATTACAGTAATTGGAGCACCTAAACGAATTGCATCTTCAAGCATCCAGTTACCAGTTCCCTTATAAGAAGCTTCATTTAAGATATGATCAATAATATGATCATCAGTTAAGTTATCCTTTTGTTTTAAGACCTTAGAAGTGATTTCAATTAAATAAGCTTGTAAACCACCCTTATCCCAATTCTTAAAGATTTCACTCATTTCATCGTTTGAATAATGACCAACGGTGCGGAGAACATCGTATACTTCAGAAATAATCTGCATAATACCATATTCAATACCGTTGTGAACCATCTTCACATAGTGACCACTACCTGCTGGTCCAATGTATCCGACACATGGTTGACCAGTTGGAGTCTTGGCAGCCATAGCTTCAAGGATTGGCGCTACTTCTTCATAAGCTTTTTCATCACCACCTGGCATTAAGGCAGGACCGTTCAAAGCTCCTTCTTCACCGCCAGAAACACCCATACCAATGAAGTGAATACCATGCTTTTCCATTTCCTTATAGCGACGATTAGTATCATGGAAATTAGAATTACCACCGTCAATTAAAATATCGCCCTTATCTAAAAGAGGCAATAGTTTTTGTAAAGTTTCATCAACTGGTTTACCAGCCATGATTTGAATCAAGATTTTTCGTGGCTTTTCTAGTGAATTAACAAATTCTTCCCAAGTATAAGTTGGCTTTAAATTCTTATCTTCATATTTTGCTAAAGCATCAACCTCTGGCTTATCAATTGAAAATCCAGAGACAGAGTAGCCATGATTTTTAACGTTTAAGGCAAGGTTTTTCCCCATAACGGACAAGCCAATAACCCCAAATTGTTGCATATTTTTGCCTCCACATATTTAATAAAATTCGTTCATCTACTAGTATACTTTTTTATTATGAATTTCGCACAATTTTGCTTACTTTTTATTAAAAAAATAAAGAGTCCAGCTATGTGAACTCTTTATTTAATTATTTCCTAGGAAATTAATGGCGTGATGCACCTGATGAAGCATCTTCTTTAGCTTCAACTGGCTCGGCTTCAGTATGTTCTGATGCACCAGAAGCGGCATCAGCCTCAACACCATACTTACCAGCGAAGTAACTAAATGGCTTCAAAGCTTGAGCATCATATTTAGCAACGAAAGCTGGATCGTCTAAAGTATTTAATTCAGTTGAATATGGCATGTCATGAGTAATCTTACAGTCGATCAAAACTGGACCTTCCATTTGTTGAGCTGCAGCGACTGCGTCTTCAAATTCTCTCTTAGTACGAACAGTAAAGCCTTTTACATTCATACCTTCAGCAGACATAGCCCAATCATTATCAGGAAGTTTTACACCAGATAATGGTTGATGAGACTCATCGACTTGTTCCGCTTCAATATAACCCAAAGTTTCATTTGTGAAGACCACATTAATAATATGCATATTGTAGCGTGCTTGGGTTAAAAGCTCTTGGTTCATCATGGCAAAGCCACCATCACCAGCTAAGTTCCAAACCTCACGCTTTGGATAAATAGTAGCAGCAGCTAAAGCAGCTGGAGCGCCATAGCCCATAGTTGCATATAAGCCGGAGGTAGTCCATTTCTGATCATCATGTAGGTGCATCAGGCGATCAAAGTTAATATTTACATTACCTACATCTACTGCAAATACGGCATCATTAGCAGCCTTTTTATTGATTACATCAAAAATTGGTTCTACTCTCATTGGGATTTCGTCTGAATCATTAAAGCTCTCAAGCCAAGCTTCCCAGTTTTCACGATCAGCAAGAGCAGCCTTGTATAATGGAGATTCTGCACGCCCTTCACCTGCTTCAATTAAGGCACGTAAAGTTTTCTTGGAGTCAGCTAACATTGGAACAGTTACAGCATGACGCTTACCCAATCTTTCTGAATTAATATCAATTTGAATTACTTTTGCCTTAGGATTGAAGAAGAAGATAGAGAATGGTGAATTGTTACCAACCCAAACTACTAAATCAGCATGAGTTTGAATGTCATTACTTGGCTTAGCACCCACACGACCAATTGAACCCATATATGCTGGGAACCCATCCTCAACAATTCCTTTTCCTAAAACTGATGAGACTAGTGGCATCTTAAATTTATCAGAAAATTCCTTTAAGTCTGCACTAGCATCTTGGGCACCATGACCAAAGTAAACAATTGGATTTTTAGCTTCTTTAATTAATTCAAGTGCTTTATCAATTTGTTCCTTACGTGGTGCTGGGAAATTAGGAACGATCTTGTGTGCTGCAGCATTATTACGGAAGTTATCTTCAATCTTATCCCAACCAAAGTCTTTCGGTAAGATTAAAACAGCTGGACCCTTCTTTTGATAAGCTTGACGAATTGCCTCATCCATTAAAACTGGAATAGCTTCCGCTGTCTTTGCTTGGTGATTCCAAACAGCGACTGGATCAAACCATGGCTTTTCATCAAAAGCTTGGAAGAAATCAATATCTTGACGACTTGTTGGAACATTAGCAACAATTGCAACCATTGGTGTCTTGTCATATTTTGCATCATAAAGTCCATTCATTAAGTGAACGGCACCAGGACCTGCAGAACCAAAACAAACTCCTACTTTTCCACTAATTTTGTATTCAGCAGAAGCTGCTAAGGCACCAGCTTCTTCATGTCTTACTTCAATAAACTTTATCTTATCTCGCCAATTATGAATTGCATTCATTGTTGAGTCAAATGAGCCGCCTGGAAAACCGTATATATGGTCAATACCCCAGTCATATAAGACTTGGAACATTGCATCTGAGCCACTAATCTTTGTCATAGTCTATAAGCATCTCCTTAATGTTTTTTCTTACACCTTGATTAAAGCACATTTGTAACATAATTGAAAGCGGTTGCTATCGCTGCTAGTCCTGTATTTACTCATTATCAAAAATAATTAATTCACAAACTATTTACTCTTCTTTCACAACTTATCACTAGGTAGCAACTTTAAACTGTGATTAAGTGATCATACTCAACAAAAAAAGCAAAAAAATTTTTTATTTTTTTGCTTTAAAACTAATTATTTATTTTTCACCTTTGCAATTCGGCCTTGTTGAATATATGCCGTTAATATTGCCAAATCAGCCGGATTTACACCAGAAATTCTTTCAGCTTGAGCAATTGACTCAGGACGAATCTTTTCAAATTTTTGACGTGCCTCAGTTGCCAAACTTGGAATTGCATTGTAGTCAATATCTACTGGAATTTTCTTTGATTCAAGTCGATGCAAACGATCAACCAAGGTCTTTTCTTTCTTGATATAACCTTCATATTTCAATGCAATTTCAACTTGTTCTTTTACATAGCGATCAGTAGCTAAAGTTTCGCCACTTAATTTTTCAACTGCATCAAAAGTTACACGTGGTCGCTTCAAAAAGTCTGCGCCGCTAACTCCTGCATTCAAACGATCTTGCTTAACACTAGCTAAATATTCTTGAACCTCATCAGTAGGGTGAATGGTAACTTTCTTAATAGCTTCCATTGCCTGGGAAATAGCTTGCTTTTTATCTTGGAATTCCTTATAACGATCTTCTGAAATCAAGCCTAATTCATGACCTTTTTCAGTCAAACGCAAATCTGCATTATCGTGACGAAGAAGAAGACGATATTCTGCCCGGCTAGTTAGCAAACGATATGGTTCATTTGTTCCTTTAGTTACTAAGTCATCAATTAAGACCCCAATATATGCTTCATCACGTTGTAAAGTAAATCCAGGCTTATTTTGAGCACTTAAGGCTGCATTGATACCAGCAATTAATCCTTGACCGGCTGCTTCTTCATAACCCGATGTTCCGTTCATTTGACCAGCAGTGAAGAGGTGCTTAATATTTTTTGTCTCTAATGTATGCTTTAATTGCCAAGGTTCAATTACGTCATATTCAATTGCATATCCTGGGCGCATTAATTCTGCTTTTTCTAGACCAGCAACACTATGAAGCATCTTCAATTGTACTTCTTCAGGCATTGAAGTAGAAAAGTCACCTACGTATATTTCCTTAGTATGGCGTCCTTCTGGTTCCAAGAAAATTTGGTGACGATCTTTATCTGCAAAACGAACTACCTTATCTTCAATTGAAGGACAGTAACGTGGGCCTACACCCTTGATAACCCCAGAAAACATTGGAGCACGATCAAGATTTGCACGAATAATATCATGCGTTACGGTATTAGTGTAAGTCATATAACAAGACATTTGATCTTCTAGGTAATCACTATCTTTGCTAGTGTAAGAAAAATGTCTTGGTTCTTTGTCTCCAGGCTCTTCTTGAGTTTTTGAATAATCAATAGTATTTCCATCCACTCGAGGAGGAGTACCAGTCTTAAAACGACGTAATTTAAAGCCTAACTTTTCAAGATTTTCAGGTAATTTAATAGATGGAAGTGAGTTATTAGGACCTGAAGAATAAGCCAATTCTCCAATAATAATTTTTCCTCTAGCAGCTGTTCCTGTGGTCAAGACAACGCTTTTAGCATAGTACTTTGCACCAGTATTAGTAATCAACCCTTTACATACTCCATCTTCAACGATCAACTCATCTGCAACAGCTTGACGTAAAGTTAAATTAGGCTCGTTTTCAATTGTATCTTTCATACGCTCATGATATTGCCATTTATCGGCTTGTGCCCTCAATGCTCTAACAGCCGGACCCTTACCTGTATTGAGCATTCTCATTTGAATATAAGTGGCATCAATATTTTTACCCATTTCTCCGCCAAGAGCATCGATTTCACGCACAACAGTGCCCTTTGCTGGTCCACCAACTGATGGATTACATGGCATGAAAGCTACCATGTCTAAATTGATCGTTAAAAGAAGCGTCTTTTCTCCCATTCGTGCTGATGCTAAGGCTGCTTCTACTCCCGCATGGCCTGCTCCAACAACAATTACATCATATTCATTTGATTCGTAAGTCTTCATTTTCATCCTACTTTCCAAGACAGAATTGACTAAATAATTGGGTAATTAATTCATCAGGTGCACTTTCACCAGTAATTTCACCCAAAGTATCCCAAGCATTTTTGAGATCAATTTGAACCAAATCTAAAGGCATTGCATCATCAATTCCATTGACAACGTCTTCTAAAGATTGCTTTGCTTTGGCTAATAAACCAGCTTGTCTTTGATTTGTTACCAAGATTTGATTTTGTGAATTTTCTATTCCGCTAAAGAATAATTGCTCAATTGCATTCTCAAGCGCATCCATATTTTCTTGCTTTAAGATTGAAGTTACAATAATTGGATTATCAGTAATTTCTCTTATCATTTCCTGGGAAA
Protein-coding regions in this window:
- a CDS encoding endonuclease MutS2; translation: MNNTDEIEFSRVRKLVAHYAVSPEAKEKILAQPLANKLVKANALLDETEEMVWILDHGLHIPFINSDAFTPIINKVKKGYILKPRELEQVADFIRVTRLLVRFFDKQRSSVPIMASYCDSLTILDKLEEVIYRDIERGEVSDRADKDLTKLRQRSSKLNTTIKETLQKYLQTKKSQSMLQDFQIIQKDNHYTLPVKTSFKHTFGGNIIDQSNNGTTVFIEPTKIIHLTQEKTTVENQIYLIESQIFGNLTAKIYNELTHFEANLTVIVDLDCILARAKYSHAIGGKRPILNEQNELQLNGMKHPLLSNPVPLSLKLDPTKHGLIITGPNAGGKTVTLKTVGLATAMTEFGLFLPSAAPCSIPLMTEIYTSIGDHQDLDNSLSTFSAEMKKMAEIVQKATPSSLILLDELGSGTDPNEGAALAIAILQTLQLKGCLILATTHYSAIKDYSTKNPAFITAAMDFDLQTLHPTYKLLLNQVGASRALWIAEKSGMPENVLSEAKDFLNTGIFPLKQANLKFKNKPKKVKSLPSFKKGDRIKVPKYHQEVLFYENADIANQIVVFVNRTFETVPLKGAKLVRKAEELYPAGYNLDLLFVQDWQEYKLNKDLDRGSKKAWKKLKK
- the spxB gene encoding pyruvate oxidase encodes the protein MTKISGSDAMFQVLYDWGIDHIYGFPGGSFDSTMNAIHNWRDKIKFIEVRHEEAGALAASAEYKISGKVGVCFGSAGPGAVHLMNGLYDAKYDKTPMVAIVANVPTSRQDIDFFQAFDEKPWFDPVAVWNHQAKTAEAIPVLMDEAIRQAYQKKGPAVLILPKDFGWDKIEDNFRNNAAAHKIVPNFPAPRKEQIDKALELIKEAKNPIVYFGHGAQDASADLKEFSDKFKMPLVSSVLGKGIVEDGFPAYMGSIGRVGAKPSNDIQTHADLVVWVGNNSPFSIFFFNPKAKVIQIDINSERLGKRHAVTVPMLADSKKTLRALIEAGEGRAESPLYKAALADRENWEAWLESFNDSDEIPMRVEPIFDVINKKAANDAVFAVDVGNVNINFDRLMHLHDDQKWTTSGLYATMGYGAPAALAAATIYPKREVWNLAGDGGFAMMNQELLTQARYNMHIINVVFTNETLGYIEAEQVDESHQPLSGVKLPDNDWAMSAEGMNVKGFTVRTKREFEDAVAAAQQMEGPVLIDCKITHDMPYSTELNTLDDPAFVAKYDAQALKPFSYFAGKYGVEADAASGASEHTEAEPVEAKEDASSGASRH
- the mnmG gene encoding tRNA uridine-5-carboxymethylaminomethyl(34) synthesis enzyme MnmG, with protein sequence MKTYESNEYDVIVVGAGHAGVEAALASARMGEKTLLLTINLDMVAFMPCNPSVGGPAKGTVVREIDALGGEMGKNIDATYIQMRMLNTGKGPAVRALRAQADKWQYHERMKDTIENEPNLTLRQAVADELIVEDGVCKGLITNTGAKYYAKSVVLTTGTAARGKIIIGELAYSSGPNNSLPSIKLPENLEKLGFKLRRFKTGTPPRVDGNTIDYSKTQEEPGDKEPRHFSYTSKDSDYLEDQMSCYMTYTNTVTHDIIRANLDRAPMFSGVIKGVGPRYCPSIEDKVVRFADKDRHQIFLEPEGRHTKEIYVGDFSTSMPEEVQLKMLHSVAGLEKAELMRPGYAIEYDVIEPWQLKHTLETKNIKHLFTAGQMNGTSGYEEAAGQGLIAGINAALSAQNKPGFTLQRDEAYIGVLIDDLVTKGTNEPYRLLTSRAEYRLLLRHDNADLRLTEKGHELGLISEDRYKEFQDKKQAISQAMEAIKKVTIHPTDEVQEYLASVKQDRLNAGVSGADFLKRPRVTFDAVEKLSGETLATDRYVKEQVEIALKYEGYIKKEKTLVDRLHRLESKKIPVDIDYNAIPSLATEARQKFEKIRPESIAQAERISGVNPADLAILTAYIQQGRIAKVKNK
- a CDS encoding ClC family H(+)/Cl(-) exchange transporter; translation: MRKEEKDNLKLMLQALIVGLIAGAVVGLFRFGIEKTSAFWLYLFKEAHNNPVWFVAIVLGLAAVGIIAGYFVKQYPHVGGSGIPEVKLQLQGKLQLKWWQILWRKLIGGILVIGTGLFLGPEGPSLQLGSSIGQGVGEKLKQSKYNQRVLLVTGAASGLSAAFGAPLSGALFVLEEIFHNFSPRVWMNSLVGAIAANFMVSYFFGLHHALGMPYDHSFPIYLYWHLVILGIILGLLGHLYKKGLFGLKKVYLKVTWLPRWLHGLIPLAILIPIMYYWPLITGPGNRLILSLQKMITQGGWTLVGILAFYYVLRIAFSIISYDSGLPSGIFLPILTMGALIGATYGTLMVQLGLMPAHLVINLIIFSMAGYFAAIIRAPFTAIILITEMVGSLLHLMPLAVVAFIALLIDQILGGKPIYDSLAAAMLPETRLQPISGEEDELDIPVYENSKLVDQEIKNIKWPNNVLVRTIRRGSREIIPHGDTVIVAGDLLILSVDHNKRSAAYDAMKELQGVELDG
- the gndA gene encoding NADP-dependent phosphogluconate dehydrogenase, which translates into the protein MQQFGVIGLSVMGKNLALNVKNHGYSVSGFSIDKPEVDALAKYEDKNLKPTYTWEEFVNSLEKPRKILIQIMAGKPVDETLQKLLPLLDKGDILIDGGNSNFHDTNRRYKEMEKHGIHFIGMGVSGGEEGALNGPALMPGGDEKAYEEVAPILEAMAAKTPTGQPCVGYIGPAGSGHYVKMVHNGIEYGIMQIISEVYDVLRTVGHYSNDEMSEIFKNWDKGGLQAYLIEITSKVLKQKDNLTDDHIIDHILNEASYKGTGNWMLEDAIRLGAPITVIAEAVLARFMSKATLRNDPEPKIDPEKAPKDLVDQLAKALYLAMAVSYGQGFEQLTMAAKAYNWRLHYSTIAQNWEAGCIIRSQMLHDIKFAYNADKDLPNLFKAPFFDKVKKENIGALRDVVKIAADAGVPTPTLSAALNYLESIFNPRLPQNIIQGQRDYFGAHTYQRNDRPGTFHTEWYEEK
- a CDS encoding iron-sulfur cluster biosynthesis family protein, whose translation is MVKMTISQDAIDFLKNRDYNKHEILLIVDGGGGDYSIEGGSCNIGMDYSLISLDTMKHDPRYSVKIENNANFEIYTSDYDLAFLGDNLILDIHNTTLRLRNDSGILTGAVKITKASFLAERAKEGIIDQKNC